ACGAGGGTGGGCGAGGTCCGCACCCCCGTGGCCTTGCCGACGAGCAGCGACTCCCGGACGCGCTCGTCGCCCCCGCCTTCGGCCAGCAGAGCCGCGCCCTCCACGAAGCCCGCACCGGCCGCGACACGGTCGAGCACCTCGGGGCGGCTCAGGTCGAGGGCGTCGACGAAGTGCGCCCGCAGCACCCCTTCGACCACGGCGTCCTGCAGGGCGGCGCCGCCCCGCTCGCACGCCAGCGCGATCAGCCGGTGCGCGTCGTGGCTGCTCGCCCGCCATGCCGGTCCCCACGGCGGGCCGAGCCCTTCGGCGGCGGCGATCCTGGAGACGAGCGTCCGGTTGTCCGAGGGCGTCAGGTCGGGGTTGCACGCCTGAAGCGCCTCGTCGACCCGCGGGTCGGTCAGCACCTCCGCGAGGGGTTCGCCCGGCACGGGCGCGGCCGGGTCGATGCGGAACGGCCGCCACACCACCTCGACCGGCTCCCCCTCCCAACCCGCCAGCGCCCGCTCCAGCCGCCTCTTCCCGATGTACGCCCAGGCGCAGACCATGTCGGCCCATATCTCGACTCGCATGCCCGGCACCTTAGACGACAACTGTCGATTAAGCAACATATGTCGTTTAAGCAACTACTGTCGTATAGTGTCCGGCGTGAACCCGGATGATCCACGCGCGCAGCGCACCCGCGCCCGGCTGCGGGCCGCGGTCCTCGACCTGGCGGCCGAGCACGAGTTCGGCTCGATCACGATGTCGGCGGTGGCCCGGCGCGCCGAGGTGAACCGCGCGACGGTCTACCTGCACTACCCCGACCTCGACTGCCTGGTCACCGACGCGATGGACGACACGATCGGCCACGTCGCACGCGCGGCGGCGCTGTGCCCGCTGGACAGCCCGCGCGACCGCGTGCCGGAGCCGCTGGTCACCCTGTTCGGCCACGTGGCGGCGCACGCGACCCTGTTCGAGCGCATGCTGGACGTGCAGGGCAGCGCCCGGTTCGCGGCCCGCCTGCGCGAGCGGCTGACCGCCGAGCTGGCCGGGCGCTTCGGCGGAGGCGCCCGGCCCGGCGGGTACGACGACGTGCCGCCGGAGGTGCACGCCGCCTACCTGGCCGGCGCCCTGACCGGTGTCGTGGCGCACTGGGTGACGTGCGGCAGCCGCACGCCGCCCGAGGAGATCGCCCTCGCCTTCTGGCGCCTCTTCCGGCCCGGCTAGAGCCCCAGCCTCGCCTGGAACGTGCCCACCGGGGGCAACGCTCCGCATCCGATCAGTTACCTCGACAGATTCCTCCAAAACGGCACAAACCATTCCCATCCCTGTGATATTTGATCAACGATCGTGATCTGACAGCCCAGGAAGGGACGCGTTTCGTGCGACTGTTAACCCGCCTCACGGCGATCACGGCCTCAGCTCTCACCGCCTTATCGGTGTCGGTCCTGCCGGTGTCGGCGGCCGGGACCGCCGCCGCGGCACCCGAACTGGTGGTCAACGGCACCTTCGCCAACGGCACCGCCCCCTGGTGGAACTCCGCCAACACCTCGATGGCGGTCGACTCCGGACGGCTGCGCGTCAGCGTGACCGGCGGCACCGCCAACCCGTGGGACGCCATGATCGGCCAGAACGACATCACGCTGGCCCAGGGCAAGTCCTACACCCTCTCCTTCGACGCCTCGGCCTCCACCGCCGTCTCCGTCGTGACGACCGTGCAACTCGCCGACGCCCCGTACACCAACACGCTCACCCAGCCGATCGCGCTCACCACGGCGAGCAAGCGCTTCAGCTTCCCCTTCACCTCCAGCCTCGGCACATCGGCCGGACAGGTGTCGTTCCAGCTCGGCAAGAACGCCGGCTTCACCTTCTTCGTGGACAACGTCTCGCTCACCGAGTCGTCCTCCACGACGCCGCCGGGCGACGGGCCGGTGGACATGACCAACGGCTTCTACGTCGACCCCGACTCCAACCCGGCGATCTGGGTGCGCGACAACTCCGGCGACTCCCGGGCCGCCCGCATCAGGTCGGCCATCTCCGCCAAGCCGATGGCGCGCTGGTTCGGCGCCTGGAGCGGCGACATCCGCTCGGCCGTCTCCAGGTACGTGGCCGCCGCCGACGCGGCCGACAAGCTGCCGGTCCTGGTGGCCTACAACATCCCCGGCCGCGACGCCTGCGGCGGGCACTCGGGCGGCGGCGCCGGCAGCGAGGCGGCGTACCGGACGTGGATCTCGGAGTTCGCGGCCGGAATCGGCGACCGCCCCGCGGTCGTCGTCATCGAGCCCGACTCCCTCGGCGACTTCGGCTGCATGGACGAGGCCGAGATCCAGGTGCGCACCCGCATGCTGAACCACGCCACCCAGCAGTTCCGCGACAAGGCCGCCAACACCTGGGCCTACCTCGACGCGGCCAACGCCGGCTGGGTGGCGCCGGCGACGATGGCGAACCGCCTGCGCGACGCGGGCGTCGGCAACGTCCGCGGCTTCGCCGTCAACGTCTCCAACTACTACACGACGGCCGAGTCCACGACGTACGGCAACGCCGTCGTCTCGGCGCTCGGCGGCGGCGCCACGTTCGTCGTCGACACCAGCCGCAACGGCAACGGCTCCAACGGCCAGTGGTGCAACCCGGCCGGCCGCAAGCTCGGCACCCCGGCGCAGCTCGGCGGCGGGGCCGAGATGTTGCTGTGGGTCAAGGTGCCCGGCGACTCCGACGGCCCCTGCGGCATCGCGCCGGACGTGCCCGCCGGCACGTTCAGCCCGGACCTGGCCATCCGCCTCATCGACGGCTCCTGACGCACCCGACCGCGAGGGCCGGTGACCCACACCCGGTCACCGGCCCCGCGCCCCGCCCCACCCGGCGCGTGACGGGCGGGTGCCGGACGAGCGTCACGAACGGTCGCGTGGCTCTCACCCTCGGAACGCGCGGCCATCGGACGTGAGTTCCGAGAGTGAGAGGTTCTCAGGCGGTGGTGGGCCGGAAGGTGCTGTCGGCGCGGAACGCGGCCGTGTCCTCGGCCCGGTCCAGCCACAGCCGGTGGCGCCGGTGCCGGACGAACCGGCCGGGGTAGTTGACCGACTCCAGCCGCACGGTGCCGGCCTCGGCCCCGGCGCGGGCGTGGAAGGTGGCGTCCCGCTCGAACAGCGTGGTCCCGTCGTCGGCGTCGAACCGCAGGCGGAAGTCCTTGTGCCGCAGGTAGCGGCCGTCGTCGTCGACGAGCGAGCAGCCCTTGGGGTCGGCCGGCCCGGGCACGATCCGCAGCGGCGCCGCCTCGCCGAGGACGCCCAGGGCGCCGGAGGCGGCCAGCCCCTCCGCCGGCAGGTTCACCGACCGGAACACCCGCGTCACCCCGGTCGGCAGCAGCCCGCCACCGGCGGGAGCGGCGGCGCGGGTGAACAGCAGCGTGCCGAAGCCGAGCTGGTCGTACCCGCCGCTGTTGGGCCCGTAGTCGCCGCCGCCGCCCTCGACCCGCACCCGCTCGGCGTACGCCTTCGTGTACGGCACCGACAGGCCGCGCCGGTTGGCGTAGTGGTGGTAGAGCAGCTCCCACACCGGCCGGTTCTGGCCCCGCGCCACCGCCGAGACGACGGTCTGCTCCCGCCGGGCGCAGGTGGTGCCGGTGCCCCAGACGTAGGGGGTGAAGGGCACGTCCTCGCCGAGGTTGTAGCGGGCGACGTACTCGGCCGCCCGCATGATGCGGTTGCCGGCGTGGCCGTACAGGTCGAGGCCCTGGTTCCAGGCCATCTCCGCGATGCTGCCGAGCAGGCCGAGGCCCATCATGGTGTGGCCCTGGTCGCGCCCGCTCTCCTGGAACTGGGCCAGCCCGCCCGGGTGCGCGAAGGGGATGGCGTTCATGACGGAGCCGTTGCCCTTGCCGTGCTCGAAGTAGTCGACGGCCCGCTCGAACTTCGCCCGGT
This Nonomuraea muscovyensis DNA region includes the following protein-coding sequences:
- a CDS encoding DsbA family oxidoreductase, which produces MRVEIWADMVCAWAYIGKRRLERALAGWEGEPVEVVWRPFRIDPAAPVPGEPLAEVLTDPRVDEALQACNPDLTPSDNRTLVSRIAAAEGLGPPWGPAWRASSHDAHRLIALACERGGAALQDAVVEGVLRAHFVDALDLSRPEVLDRVAAGAGFVEGAALLAEGGGDERVRESLLVGKATGVRTSPTLVVSGRALTGAQPPEVIREFLEGAGGSTHRRLPAEVERLRHAESLLDQRDPLGALTLLRPLLDDHGDDRGVRMLAARAYYASAQLGRAEATLERLVAETPDDSYARHLLGRTLQRQGRPGEAEPHLAMASVMTPSYAS
- a CDS encoding TetR/AcrR family transcriptional regulator — protein: MNPDDPRAQRTRARLRAAVLDLAAEHEFGSITMSAVARRAEVNRATVYLHYPDLDCLVTDAMDDTIGHVARAAALCPLDSPRDRVPEPLVTLFGHVAAHATLFERMLDVQGSARFAARLRERLTAELAGRFGGGARPGGYDDVPPEVHAAYLAGALTGVVAHWVTCGSRTPPEEIALAFWRLFRPG
- a CDS encoding glycoside hydrolase family 6 protein, with translation MRLLTRLTAITASALTALSVSVLPVSAAGTAAAAPELVVNGTFANGTAPWWNSANTSMAVDSGRLRVSVTGGTANPWDAMIGQNDITLAQGKSYTLSFDASASTAVSVVTTVQLADAPYTNTLTQPIALTTASKRFSFPFTSSLGTSAGQVSFQLGKNAGFTFFVDNVSLTESSSTTPPGDGPVDMTNGFYVDPDSNPAIWVRDNSGDSRAARIRSAISAKPMARWFGAWSGDIRSAVSRYVAAADAADKLPVLVAYNIPGRDACGGHSGGGAGSEAAYRTWISEFAAGIGDRPAVVVIEPDSLGDFGCMDEAEIQVRTRMLNHATQQFRDKAANTWAYLDAANAGWVAPATMANRLRDAGVGNVRGFAVNVSNYYTTAESTTYGNAVVSALGGGATFVVDTSRNGNGSNGQWCNPAGRKLGTPAQLGGGAEMLLWVKVPGDSDGPCGIAPDVPAGTFSPDLAIRLIDGS
- a CDS encoding AbfB domain-containing protein: MALPTSRRNLLRTAAGMAVLPAVLPAVLPMVPSASWASAAPAALRHPGLLHTQADFDRIAAAVRAGAQPYRAGWEKLVANGRSRSTWRARPLETVVRGGTGQNYPQLYNDVHAAYQNALRWRISGDKAHGDAARDILNAWSGTLKTVTGNADRFLAAGIYGYQFANAAELMRDYPGFDVERFRRMLLTVFYPLSDDFLVRHNGACITNYWANWDLCNMAAIMAIGVFCDDRAKFERAVDYFEHGKGNGSVMNAIPFAHPGGLAQFQESGRDQGHTMMGLGLLGSIAEMAWNQGLDLYGHAGNRIMRAAEYVARYNLGEDVPFTPYVWGTGTTCARREQTVVSAVARGQNRPVWELLYHHYANRRGLSVPYTKAYAERVRVEGGGGDYGPNSGGYDQLGFGTLLFTRAAAPAGGGLLPTGVTRVFRSVNLPAEGLAASGALGVLGEAAPLRIVPGPADPKGCSLVDDDGRYLRHKDFRLRFDADDGTTLFERDATFHARAGAEAGTVRLESVNYPGRFVRHRRHRLWLDRAEDTAAFRADSTFRPTTA